The Candidatus Methylomirabilis lanthanidiphila genome has a window encoding:
- the katG gene encoding Catalase-peroxidase — protein MSTEAKCPFTHIAGVGRTNRDWWPNQLRLELLHQHSAKSDPMGKGFNYTTEFKSLDYKALKKDLVKLMTDSQDWWPADFGHYGPLFIRMAWHSAGTYRVTDGRGGGGRGQQRFAPLDSWPDNVNLDKARRLLWPIKQKYGRKISWADLMILAGNVALESMGFRTFGFGGGRVDVWESDEDVNWGEEIAWLGADKRFSGERDLGPFGATHMGLIYVNPEGPNASGDYLAAAKDIRATFGRMAMNDEETVALIAGGHTFGKCHGAAPETHKGPDPEAAPLDAQGLGWMSDYGTGRGADTVSSGLEVTWTRTPALWSNSFLEILYKYEWELTKSPAGAKQWVAKNAPKIIPDAHIPGKYHKPTMLTTDLTLRFDPGFGKVTRRFLDDPQAFADAFARAWFKLTHRDMGPRTRYLGPEVPKEELTWQDPIPALDHKLIGEKDIAELKKIILTSKLSVAQMVSTAWASAATFRGSDKRGGANGARIQLAPQKHWEVNQPARLARVLKTLAGIQTAFNRQAKSGKKVSLADLIVLAGCAGIEQAAKKAGVSVKVRFKPGRMDARQDQTDVRSFAVLEPIADGFRNYVKGNLEVPAEQMLVDRAQLLTLTAPEMTVLVGGMRVLGANVGGAKYGVFTSKPETLSNDFFVNLLDMSTEWKPVSDIPHLLEGRDRKTGKVKWTGTRVDLVFGSNSHLRALAEVYASADAKEKFVQDFVAAWVKVMDLDRFDLA, from the coding sequence ATGTCAACCGAGGCAAAGTGCCCGTTCACCCACATCGCCGGCGTCGGCCGGACTAACCGCGACTGGTGGCCGAACCAGCTGCGGCTGGAACTGCTCCACCAGCATTCGGCGAAGTCCGACCCGATGGGCAAGGGCTTCAACTACACGACGGAATTCAAGAGCCTCGACTACAAGGCGCTCAAGAAGGACCTGGTCAAGCTGATGACCGACTCGCAGGACTGGTGGCCGGCGGACTTCGGCCACTACGGTCCGTTGTTCATCCGCATGGCCTGGCACAGCGCCGGAACCTACCGCGTCACCGACGGTCGCGGCGGCGGTGGCCGCGGCCAGCAGCGTTTCGCACCCCTGGACAGCTGGCCCGACAACGTCAACCTCGACAAGGCACGCCGCCTACTGTGGCCGATCAAACAGAAGTACGGCAGGAAGATTTCCTGGGCCGACCTGATGATCCTTGCCGGCAATGTGGCGCTGGAGTCGATGGGCTTCAGGACCTTCGGCTTTGGCGGTGGCCGCGTGGACGTGTGGGAATCGGACGAGGACGTCAACTGGGGCGAGGAGATCGCGTGGCTGGGCGCTGACAAGCGCTTCAGTGGCGAACGCGACCTGGGGCCGTTCGGCGCCACCCACATGGGTCTCATCTACGTGAATCCGGAAGGCCCGAACGCGAGCGGCGACTACCTGGCCGCCGCCAAGGACATCCGTGCCACCTTCGGCCGCATGGCGATGAACGATGAGGAGACCGTCGCCCTTATCGCCGGCGGCCACACCTTCGGCAAGTGCCACGGCGCCGCCCCGGAAACCCACAAGGGGCCGGATCCGGAAGCCGCGCCGCTGGACGCGCAGGGCCTGGGCTGGATGAGCGACTACGGCACGGGGCGCGGCGCCGACACGGTCTCCAGCGGCCTCGAAGTCACCTGGACCAGGACACCCGCGCTCTGGAGCAACAGCTTCCTTGAGATTCTGTACAAGTACGAGTGGGAGCTCACCAAGTCCCCCGCCGGCGCCAAGCAATGGGTGGCGAAGAACGCGCCGAAGATCATTCCCGACGCGCACATCCCGGGCAAATATCACAAGCCGACCATGCTAACCACGGATCTGACGCTGCGCTTCGATCCGGGGTTCGGCAAGGTCACGCGCCGGTTCCTCGACGATCCGCAGGCCTTCGCCGACGCCTTCGCGCGGGCTTGGTTCAAGTTGACGCACCGCGACATGGGTCCGCGCACCCGCTACCTGGGACCGGAGGTGCCGAAGGAAGAGCTGACCTGGCAGGACCCGATCCCCGCGCTCGACCACAAGCTGATCGGCGAGAAAGACATCGCCGAGCTCAAGAAGATAATCCTCACCTCGAAGCTGTCGGTGGCGCAGATGGTGTCCACGGCGTGGGCCTCCGCCGCCACCTTCCGCGGCTCCGACAAGCGCGGTGGCGCCAACGGCGCGCGCATCCAGCTCGCTCCGCAGAAACACTGGGAAGTGAACCAGCCGGCGCGGCTCGCAAGAGTGCTGAAGACGCTCGCGGGTATTCAGACGGCGTTCAACAGGCAGGCCAAGAGCGGTAAGAAGGTGTCGCTCGCCGACCTGATCGTGCTTGCGGGCTGCGCGGGCATCGAGCAGGCCGCGAAAAAGGCAGGCGTCAGCGTGAAAGTACGGTTCAAGCCTGGACGCATGGACGCGCGGCAGGACCAGACGGACGTCAGATCCTTCGCAGTGCTCGAGCCGATCGCCGACGGCTTCCGCAACTACGTGAAAGGCAACTTAGAGGTCCCCGCCGAGCAGATGCTCGTCGACCGCGCGCAGCTCCTGACGCTCACGGCGCCGGAGATGACGGTCCTCGTCGGCGGCATGCGCGTATTGGGGGCCAATGTTGGCGGCGCGAAGTACGGAGTCTTTACTTCGAAGCCGGAGACGCTCTCCAACGACTTCTTCGTGAACCTGCTCGACATGAGCACGGAGTGGAAGCCGGTTTCGGACATACCGCACCTGCTCGAGGGCCGCGACCGCAAGACAGGCAAGGTCAAGTGGACCGGCACGCGCGTCGACCTCGTCTTCGGCTCCAATTCCCATCTGCGCGCACTCGCCGAGGTCTATGCGAGCGCAGACGCGAAGGAGAAGTTCGTGCAGGACTTCGTGGCGGCGTGGGTCAAGGTGATGGACCTTGACCGCTTCGATCTTGCCTGA
- a CDS encoding isopropylmalate isomerase, whose translation MRQDDIRRQISGRAMPLPGNDIDTDRIIPARFLKCITFEGLEAHVFEDDRRQMPDHPFNQARCRGATILVVGQNFGCGSSREHAPEALRRWGIRGIVGTSFAEIFFGNCTAIGLPCLTSHTKDLAELSEVLARRPEQEIILDLENRVVQFGEQSILAMIPDGARNQLLAGTWNAMGVLSEAGETTDRVARSLPYVTGY comes from the coding sequence ATGAGACAGGACGACATTCGGCGCCAGATCTCCGGACGCGCGATGCCGCTGCCCGGTAACGACATCGACACCGACCGGATCATCCCCGCCCGCTTCCTGAAATGCATCACCTTTGAAGGGCTTGAGGCGCACGTCTTTGAGGATGACCGCCGGCAGATGCCGGACCACCCGTTCAACCAGGCTCGCTGCCGGGGAGCGACGATCCTGGTGGTCGGCCAAAACTTCGGCTGCGGTTCCTCGCGAGAACACGCGCCGGAGGCCTTGAGACGATGGGGCATCCGAGGCATCGTGGGCACGTCGTTCGCCGAGATCTTCTTCGGCAACTGCACGGCCATCGGGCTTCCCTGCCTGACATCGCATACGAAAGACCTGGCGGAATTATCGGAGGTCCTGGCGCGGCGTCCGGAGCAGGAGATCATACTTGATTTGGAGAACCGCGTCGTGCAGTTCGGGGAACAGAGCATCCTTGCTATGATCCCGGACGGCGCTCGCAATCAGCTCCTGGCAGGCACCTGGAACGCGATGGGTGTTCTGTCGGAAGCTGGAGAGACCACCGACCGGGTTGCCAGGAGCCTCCCCTACGTCACCGGCTACTGA